A window from Sinanaerobacter sp. ZZT-01 encodes these proteins:
- a CDS encoding Txe/YoeB family addiction module toxin, whose product MVRYQVKLTKQAQKDREKLLKSNLSKKAKALIDLIKENPLQTPPSYEKLVGDLKGYYSRRINIQHRMVYRIMENEKLVIIHSLWSHYES is encoded by the coding sequence ATGGTGAGGTATCAAGTAAAATTAACTAAGCAAGCACAGAAGGACCGAGAAAAATTGCTGAAGTCGAACTTGTCAAAAAAAGCAAAGGCTTTGATTGATCTCATAAAAGAGAATCCCCTTCAAACTCCGCCTTCCTATGAAAAACTGGTGGGTGATTTGAAAGGATACTACTCAAGGCGAATCAATATCCAGCATCGAATGGTGTATAGAATCATGGAAAATGAAAAGCTGGTTATCATTCATAGCCTTTGGTCTCATTATGAATCGTAA
- a CDS encoding type II toxin-antitoxin system Phd/YefM family antitoxin has product MTSTNITNFRKNVFKYMSQAIQYNDVINVNTKEGNAIIISEDDYNSLMATLSLSSVPGLIESIKAGEKESIENMVDADEVEW; this is encoded by the coding sequence ATGACCAGTACGAATATTACTAATTTCCGTAAAAATGTTTTCAAATATATGAGTCAGGCAATTCAATATAACGATGTAATAAATGTTAATACAAAAGAAGGAAATGCAATCATTATCAGTGAGGATGATTACAATAGTCTTATGGCGACCTTATCGTTGTCTTCCGTTCCCGGTTTGATCGAGAGTATAAAAGCGGGGGAAAAAGAATCAATTGAAAACATGGTCGATGCAGATGAGGTAGAATGGTGA